One window of Mesoplodon densirostris isolate mMesDen1 chromosome 15, mMesDen1 primary haplotype, whole genome shotgun sequence genomic DNA carries:
- the ZDHHC8 gene encoding palmitoyltransferase ZDHHC8 isoform X3, with protein MPRSPGTRLKPAKYIPVATAAALLVGSSTLFFVFTCPWLTRAVSPAVPVYNGILFLFVLANFSMATFMDPGVFPRADEDEDKEDDFRAPLYKNVDVRGIQDFDHHCPWVNNCIGRRNYRYFFLFLLSLSAHMVGVVAFGLVYVLNHAEGLGAAHTTITMAVMCVAGLFFIPVIGLTGFHVVLVTRGRTTNEQVTGKFRGGVNPFTRGCYGNVEHVLCSPLAPRYVVEPPQLPLAARLKPPFLRPELLERAAPLKVKLSDNGLKAGLGHSKSKGSLDRLDEKPLDLGPPLPPKAEAGTFGSDLQTPRPGSAESALSAQRTSPPTPAMYKFRPAFPTGTKAPFCGPGEQVTGTDSLTLGEDSIHSLDFASEPSLDVPDYPPSSLHAAYPPSPPLSAADTFSGALRSLSLKAASRRGGDHVALQPLRSEGGPPTPHRGLFAPHALPNRNGSLSYDSLLNPGSPGGHTCPAHPSAGTASYRSPYLHAGAAGDPPRPPPRSFSPVLGLRPREPSPVRYDNLSRTIMASIQERKDREERERLLRSQADSLFGDSGVYDAPSSYSLQQASVLSEGPRGPALRCSSRDDLVAGPGFGGARNPALQASLSSLSSAVSRAPRTSSSSLQADLANSGAPGARPTSGSHRSPVRQVPPSPPSTPRSPSYVGPKAVAFIQAELPEPPPSLSVQRDHPQLKTPPSKLNGQSPGLARLGPATGPPGPSASPARHTLVKKVSGVGGTTYEISV; from the exons GTGCCCATGGTTGACACGAGCTGTGTCCCCAGCCGTTCCTGTCTACAATGGCATCCTCTTCCTCTTTGTGCTGGCCAACTTCAGCATGGCCACCTTCATGGACCCTGGCGTCTTCCCCCGAG CGGATGAGGACGAGGATAAGGAGGATGACTTCCGGGCCCCGCTGTACAAGAACGTGGATGTGCGGGGCATCCAG GACTTCGACCACCACTGCCCCTGGGTCAACAACTGCATTGGGCGCCGCAACTACCGCTACTTCTTCCTGTTCCTGCTGTCGCTCAGTGCGCACATGGTGGGCGTCGTAGCCTTCGGCCTGGTCTACGTGCTGAACCACGCCGAGGGGCTGGGCGCCGCGCACACCACCATCAC CATGGCCGTCATGTGTGTGGCTGGCCTCTTCTTCATCCCTGTCATCGGCCTCACTGGCTTCCACGTGGTGCTGGTCACTCGGGGCCGCACCACCAATGAGCAG GTGACGGGGAAGTTCCGTGGGGGTGTGAACCCCTTCACCCGCGGCTGCTATGGGAACGTGGAGCACGTGCTGTGCAGCCCCCTGGCGCCCCG GTATGTGGTGGAGCCGCCCCAGCTGCCCCTCGCCGCTCGCCTGAAGCCACCCTTCCTTCGGCCGGAGCTCCTGGAGCGAGCGGCACCACTCAAGGTCAAGCTTAGTGACAACGGGCTGAAGGCTGGACTGGGCCACAGCAAG TCCAAGGGCAGCCTGGACCGGCTGGATGAGAAGCCGCTGGACCTGGGGCCGCCGCTGCCCCCCAAGGCGGAGGCCGGCACATTTGGCAGCGACCTGCAGACCCCACGCCCCGGCAGTGCTG AGAGCGCCCTGTCGGCGCAGAGGACCAGCCCCCCGACACCCGCCATGTACAAGTTCCGGCCCGCCTTTCCCACGGGTACCAAGGCGCCCTTCTGTGGGCCGGGCGAGCAG GTCACGGGCACTGACTCCCTGACGCTGGGGGAGGACAGCATCCACAGCCTGGACTTTGCATCCGAGCCCAGCCTGGACGTCCCTGACTACCCGCCCAGCAGCCTGCATGCAGCCTACCCGCCGTCCCCACCACTCAGTGCTGCTGACACCTTCTCAGGCGCCTTGCGCTCCCTGAGCCTCAAGGCTGCCAGCCGGCGGGGCGGGGACCACGTGGCCCTGCAGCCCCTGCGCTCTGAGGGTGGGCCCCCCACGCCCCACCGTGGCCTCTTTGCCCCCCACGCGCTGCCCAACCGCAACGGCAGCCTGTCCTACGACAGCCTGCTGAACCCTGGCTCTCCTGGGGGCCACACGTGCCCGGCCCACCCCTCAGCTGGCACAGCCAGCTACCGCTCGCCCTACCTGCACGCGGGGGCAGCGGGCGACCCACCACGGCCCCCGCCCCGCAGCTTCAGCCCCGTGCTGGGTCTGCGGCCTCGGGAGCCCTCGCCTGTGCGCTACGACAACCTGTCCAGGACCATCATGGCCTCCATCCAGGAGCGCAAGGACAGGGAGGAGCGTGAGCGGCTGCTGCGCTCTCAGGCTGACTCGCTCTTTGGCGACTCGGGTGTCTACGACGCACCCAGCTCCTATAGCCTGCAGCAGGCCAGCGTGCTGTCCGAGGGCCCCCGTGGCCCCGCACTGCGCTGTAGCTCCAGGGACGACCTGGTGGCCGGGCCCGGCTTCGGGGGCGCCCGCAACCCCGCGCTGCAGGCGTCGCTGTCCTCGCTGTCCAGCGCCGTGAGCCGGGCGCCGCggacctcctcttcctccctgcagGCAGACCTGGCCAACAGTGGCGCCCCGGGGGCCAGGCCCACCAGCGGCTCCCACAGGTCGCCCGTGCGCCAGGTCCCTCCGTCCCCACCTAGCACTCCCCGCTCGCCCTCCTACGTGGGCCCCAAAGCCGTCGCCTTCATCCAAGCGGAGCTCCCAGAACCGCCGCCCTCGCTGTCTGTGCAGAG GGACCACCCTCAGCTGAAGACCCCCCCAAGTAAGCTTAATGGGCAGTCCCCGGGCCTGGCCCGCTTGGGGCCTGCCACCGGCCCCCCAGGGCCCTCCGCCAGCCCCGCCCGGCACACGCTCGTTAAGAAGGTGTCCGGCGTGGGTGGGACCACATACGAGATCTCGGTGTGA
- the ZDHHC8 gene encoding palmitoyltransferase ZDHHC8 isoform X2 — MPRSPGTRLKPAKYIPVATAAALLVGSSTLFFVFTCPWLTRAVSPAVPVYNGILFLFVLANFSMATFMDPGVFPRADEDEDKEDDFRAPLYKNVDVRGIQVRMKWCATCHFYRPPRCSHCSVCDNCVEDFDHHCPWVNNCIGRRNYRYFFLFLLSLSAHMVGVVAFGLVYVLNHAEGLGAAHTTITMAVMCVAGLFFIPVIGLTGFHVVLVTRGRTTNEQVTGKFRGGVNPFTRGCYGNVEHVLCSPLAPRYVVEPPQLPLAARLKPPFLRPELLERAAPLKVKLSDNGLKAGLGHSKSKGSLDRLDEKPLDLGPPLPPKAEAGTFGSDLQTPRPGSAESALSAQRTSPPTPAMYKFRPAFPTGTKAPFCGPGEQVTGTDSLTLGEDSIHSLDFASEPSLDVPDYPPSSLHAAYPPSPPLSAADTFSGALRSLSLKAASRRGGDHVALQPLRSEGGPPTPHRGLFAPHALPNRNGSLSYDSLLNPGSPGGHTCPAHPSAGTASYRSPYLHAGAAGDPPRPPPRSFSPVLGLRPREPSPVRYDNLSRTIMASIQERKDREERERLLRSQADSLFGDSGVYDAPSSYSLQQASVLSEGPRGPALRCSSRDDLVAGPGFGGARNPALQASLSSLSSAVSRAPRTSSSSLQADLANSGAPGARPTSGSHRSPVRQVPPSPPSTPRSPSYVGPKAVAFIQAELPEPPPSLSVQRDPLEACSLARPTLLQGVQARPTGTQLRDCSGF, encoded by the exons GTGCCCATGGTTGACACGAGCTGTGTCCCCAGCCGTTCCTGTCTACAATGGCATCCTCTTCCTCTTTGTGCTGGCCAACTTCAGCATGGCCACCTTCATGGACCCTGGCGTCTTCCCCCGAG CGGATGAGGACGAGGATAAGGAGGATGACTTCCGGGCCCCGCTGTACAAGAACGTGGATGTGCGGGGCATCCAGGTCCGTATGAAATGGTGCGCCACCTGCCACTTCTACCGCCCGCCACGCTGCTCCCACTGCAGCGTCTGCGACAACTGCGTGGAG GACTTCGACCACCACTGCCCCTGGGTCAACAACTGCATTGGGCGCCGCAACTACCGCTACTTCTTCCTGTTCCTGCTGTCGCTCAGTGCGCACATGGTGGGCGTCGTAGCCTTCGGCCTGGTCTACGTGCTGAACCACGCCGAGGGGCTGGGCGCCGCGCACACCACCATCAC CATGGCCGTCATGTGTGTGGCTGGCCTCTTCTTCATCCCTGTCATCGGCCTCACTGGCTTCCACGTGGTGCTGGTCACTCGGGGCCGCACCACCAATGAGCAG GTGACGGGGAAGTTCCGTGGGGGTGTGAACCCCTTCACCCGCGGCTGCTATGGGAACGTGGAGCACGTGCTGTGCAGCCCCCTGGCGCCCCG GTATGTGGTGGAGCCGCCCCAGCTGCCCCTCGCCGCTCGCCTGAAGCCACCCTTCCTTCGGCCGGAGCTCCTGGAGCGAGCGGCACCACTCAAGGTCAAGCTTAGTGACAACGGGCTGAAGGCTGGACTGGGCCACAGCAAG TCCAAGGGCAGCCTGGACCGGCTGGATGAGAAGCCGCTGGACCTGGGGCCGCCGCTGCCCCCCAAGGCGGAGGCCGGCACATTTGGCAGCGACCTGCAGACCCCACGCCCCGGCAGTGCTG AGAGCGCCCTGTCGGCGCAGAGGACCAGCCCCCCGACACCCGCCATGTACAAGTTCCGGCCCGCCTTTCCCACGGGTACCAAGGCGCCCTTCTGTGGGCCGGGCGAGCAG GTCACGGGCACTGACTCCCTGACGCTGGGGGAGGACAGCATCCACAGCCTGGACTTTGCATCCGAGCCCAGCCTGGACGTCCCTGACTACCCGCCCAGCAGCCTGCATGCAGCCTACCCGCCGTCCCCACCACTCAGTGCTGCTGACACCTTCTCAGGCGCCTTGCGCTCCCTGAGCCTCAAGGCTGCCAGCCGGCGGGGCGGGGACCACGTGGCCCTGCAGCCCCTGCGCTCTGAGGGTGGGCCCCCCACGCCCCACCGTGGCCTCTTTGCCCCCCACGCGCTGCCCAACCGCAACGGCAGCCTGTCCTACGACAGCCTGCTGAACCCTGGCTCTCCTGGGGGCCACACGTGCCCGGCCCACCCCTCAGCTGGCACAGCCAGCTACCGCTCGCCCTACCTGCACGCGGGGGCAGCGGGCGACCCACCACGGCCCCCGCCCCGCAGCTTCAGCCCCGTGCTGGGTCTGCGGCCTCGGGAGCCCTCGCCTGTGCGCTACGACAACCTGTCCAGGACCATCATGGCCTCCATCCAGGAGCGCAAGGACAGGGAGGAGCGTGAGCGGCTGCTGCGCTCTCAGGCTGACTCGCTCTTTGGCGACTCGGGTGTCTACGACGCACCCAGCTCCTATAGCCTGCAGCAGGCCAGCGTGCTGTCCGAGGGCCCCCGTGGCCCCGCACTGCGCTGTAGCTCCAGGGACGACCTGGTGGCCGGGCCCGGCTTCGGGGGCGCCCGCAACCCCGCGCTGCAGGCGTCGCTGTCCTCGCTGTCCAGCGCCGTGAGCCGGGCGCCGCggacctcctcttcctccctgcagGCAGACCTGGCCAACAGTGGCGCCCCGGGGGCCAGGCCCACCAGCGGCTCCCACAGGTCGCCCGTGCGCCAGGTCCCTCCGTCCCCACCTAGCACTCCCCGCTCGCCCTCCTACGTGGGCCCCAAAGCCGTCGCCTTCATCCAAGCGGAGCTCCCAGAACCGCCGCCCTCGCTGTCTGTGCAGAG GGACCCGCTGGAAGCTTGTAGCTTGGCAAGGCCCACTCTTCTGCAGGGAGTCCAGGCCCGGCCCACAGGCACCCAGCTCCGGGACTGCTCTGGGTTCTGA
- the ZDHHC8 gene encoding palmitoyltransferase ZDHHC8 isoform X1, giving the protein MPRSPGTRLKPAKYIPVATAAALLVGSSTLFFVFTCPWLTRAVSPAVPVYNGILFLFVLANFSMATFMDPGVFPRADEDEDKEDDFRAPLYKNVDVRGIQVRMKWCATCHFYRPPRCSHCSVCDNCVEDFDHHCPWVNNCIGRRNYRYFFLFLLSLSAHMVGVVAFGLVYVLNHAEGLGAAHTTITMAVMCVAGLFFIPVIGLTGFHVVLVTRGRTTNEQVTGKFRGGVNPFTRGCYGNVEHVLCSPLAPRYVVEPPQLPLAARLKPPFLRPELLERAAPLKVKLSDNGLKAGLGHSKSKGSLDRLDEKPLDLGPPLPPKAEAGTFGSDLQTPRPGSAESALSAQRTSPPTPAMYKFRPAFPTGTKAPFCGPGEQVTGTDSLTLGEDSIHSLDFASEPSLDVPDYPPSSLHAAYPPSPPLSAADTFSGALRSLSLKAASRRGGDHVALQPLRSEGGPPTPHRGLFAPHALPNRNGSLSYDSLLNPGSPGGHTCPAHPSAGTASYRSPYLHAGAAGDPPRPPPRSFSPVLGLRPREPSPVRYDNLSRTIMASIQERKDREERERLLRSQADSLFGDSGVYDAPSSYSLQQASVLSEGPRGPALRCSSRDDLVAGPGFGGARNPALQASLSSLSSAVSRAPRTSSSSLQADLANSGAPGARPTSGSHRSPVRQVPPSPPSTPRSPSYVGPKAVAFIQAELPEPPPSLSVQRDHPQLKTPPSKLNGQSPGLARLGPATGPPGPSASPARHTLVKKVSGVGGTTYEISV; this is encoded by the exons GTGCCCATGGTTGACACGAGCTGTGTCCCCAGCCGTTCCTGTCTACAATGGCATCCTCTTCCTCTTTGTGCTGGCCAACTTCAGCATGGCCACCTTCATGGACCCTGGCGTCTTCCCCCGAG CGGATGAGGACGAGGATAAGGAGGATGACTTCCGGGCCCCGCTGTACAAGAACGTGGATGTGCGGGGCATCCAGGTCCGTATGAAATGGTGCGCCACCTGCCACTTCTACCGCCCGCCACGCTGCTCCCACTGCAGCGTCTGCGACAACTGCGTGGAG GACTTCGACCACCACTGCCCCTGGGTCAACAACTGCATTGGGCGCCGCAACTACCGCTACTTCTTCCTGTTCCTGCTGTCGCTCAGTGCGCACATGGTGGGCGTCGTAGCCTTCGGCCTGGTCTACGTGCTGAACCACGCCGAGGGGCTGGGCGCCGCGCACACCACCATCAC CATGGCCGTCATGTGTGTGGCTGGCCTCTTCTTCATCCCTGTCATCGGCCTCACTGGCTTCCACGTGGTGCTGGTCACTCGGGGCCGCACCACCAATGAGCAG GTGACGGGGAAGTTCCGTGGGGGTGTGAACCCCTTCACCCGCGGCTGCTATGGGAACGTGGAGCACGTGCTGTGCAGCCCCCTGGCGCCCCG GTATGTGGTGGAGCCGCCCCAGCTGCCCCTCGCCGCTCGCCTGAAGCCACCCTTCCTTCGGCCGGAGCTCCTGGAGCGAGCGGCACCACTCAAGGTCAAGCTTAGTGACAACGGGCTGAAGGCTGGACTGGGCCACAGCAAG TCCAAGGGCAGCCTGGACCGGCTGGATGAGAAGCCGCTGGACCTGGGGCCGCCGCTGCCCCCCAAGGCGGAGGCCGGCACATTTGGCAGCGACCTGCAGACCCCACGCCCCGGCAGTGCTG AGAGCGCCCTGTCGGCGCAGAGGACCAGCCCCCCGACACCCGCCATGTACAAGTTCCGGCCCGCCTTTCCCACGGGTACCAAGGCGCCCTTCTGTGGGCCGGGCGAGCAG GTCACGGGCACTGACTCCCTGACGCTGGGGGAGGACAGCATCCACAGCCTGGACTTTGCATCCGAGCCCAGCCTGGACGTCCCTGACTACCCGCCCAGCAGCCTGCATGCAGCCTACCCGCCGTCCCCACCACTCAGTGCTGCTGACACCTTCTCAGGCGCCTTGCGCTCCCTGAGCCTCAAGGCTGCCAGCCGGCGGGGCGGGGACCACGTGGCCCTGCAGCCCCTGCGCTCTGAGGGTGGGCCCCCCACGCCCCACCGTGGCCTCTTTGCCCCCCACGCGCTGCCCAACCGCAACGGCAGCCTGTCCTACGACAGCCTGCTGAACCCTGGCTCTCCTGGGGGCCACACGTGCCCGGCCCACCCCTCAGCTGGCACAGCCAGCTACCGCTCGCCCTACCTGCACGCGGGGGCAGCGGGCGACCCACCACGGCCCCCGCCCCGCAGCTTCAGCCCCGTGCTGGGTCTGCGGCCTCGGGAGCCCTCGCCTGTGCGCTACGACAACCTGTCCAGGACCATCATGGCCTCCATCCAGGAGCGCAAGGACAGGGAGGAGCGTGAGCGGCTGCTGCGCTCTCAGGCTGACTCGCTCTTTGGCGACTCGGGTGTCTACGACGCACCCAGCTCCTATAGCCTGCAGCAGGCCAGCGTGCTGTCCGAGGGCCCCCGTGGCCCCGCACTGCGCTGTAGCTCCAGGGACGACCTGGTGGCCGGGCCCGGCTTCGGGGGCGCCCGCAACCCCGCGCTGCAGGCGTCGCTGTCCTCGCTGTCCAGCGCCGTGAGCCGGGCGCCGCggacctcctcttcctccctgcagGCAGACCTGGCCAACAGTGGCGCCCCGGGGGCCAGGCCCACCAGCGGCTCCCACAGGTCGCCCGTGCGCCAGGTCCCTCCGTCCCCACCTAGCACTCCCCGCTCGCCCTCCTACGTGGGCCCCAAAGCCGTCGCCTTCATCCAAGCGGAGCTCCCAGAACCGCCGCCCTCGCTGTCTGTGCAGAG GGACCACCCTCAGCTGAAGACCCCCCCAAGTAAGCTTAATGGGCAGTCCCCGGGCCTGGCCCGCTTGGGGCCTGCCACCGGCCCCCCAGGGCCCTCCGCCAGCCCCGCCCGGCACACGCTCGTTAAGAAGGTGTCCGGCGTGGGTGGGACCACATACGAGATCTCGGTGTGA
- the ZDHHC8 gene encoding palmitoyltransferase ZDHHC8 isoform X4 has translation MPRSPGTRLKPAKYIPVATAAALLVGSSTLFFVFTCPWLTRAVSPAVPVYNGILFLFVLANFSMATFMDPGVFPRADEDEDKEDDFRAPLYKNVDVRGIQVRMKWCATCHFYRPPRCSHCSVCDNCVEDFDHHCPWVNNCIGRRNYRYFFLFLLSLSAHMVGVVAFGLVYVLNHAEGLGAAHTTITMAVMCVAGLFFIPVIGLTGFHVVLVTRGRTTNEQVTGKFRGGVNPFTRGCYGNVEHVLCSPLAPRYVVEPPQLPLAARLKPPFLRPELLERAAPLKVKLSDNGLKAGLGHSKVTGTDSLTLGEDSIHSLDFASEPSLDVPDYPPSSLHAAYPPSPPLSAADTFSGALRSLSLKAASRRGGDHVALQPLRSEGGPPTPHRGLFAPHALPNRNGSLSYDSLLNPGSPGGHTCPAHPSAGTASYRSPYLHAGAAGDPPRPPPRSFSPVLGLRPREPSPVRYDNLSRTIMASIQERKDREERERLLRSQADSLFGDSGVYDAPSSYSLQQASVLSEGPRGPALRCSSRDDLVAGPGFGGARNPALQASLSSLSSAVSRAPRTSSSSLQADLANSGAPGARPTSGSHRSPVRQVPPSPPSTPRSPSYVGPKAVAFIQAELPEPPPSLSVQRDHPQLKTPPSKLNGQSPGLARLGPATGPPGPSASPARHTLVKKVSGVGGTTYEISV, from the exons GTGCCCATGGTTGACACGAGCTGTGTCCCCAGCCGTTCCTGTCTACAATGGCATCCTCTTCCTCTTTGTGCTGGCCAACTTCAGCATGGCCACCTTCATGGACCCTGGCGTCTTCCCCCGAG CGGATGAGGACGAGGATAAGGAGGATGACTTCCGGGCCCCGCTGTACAAGAACGTGGATGTGCGGGGCATCCAGGTCCGTATGAAATGGTGCGCCACCTGCCACTTCTACCGCCCGCCACGCTGCTCCCACTGCAGCGTCTGCGACAACTGCGTGGAG GACTTCGACCACCACTGCCCCTGGGTCAACAACTGCATTGGGCGCCGCAACTACCGCTACTTCTTCCTGTTCCTGCTGTCGCTCAGTGCGCACATGGTGGGCGTCGTAGCCTTCGGCCTGGTCTACGTGCTGAACCACGCCGAGGGGCTGGGCGCCGCGCACACCACCATCAC CATGGCCGTCATGTGTGTGGCTGGCCTCTTCTTCATCCCTGTCATCGGCCTCACTGGCTTCCACGTGGTGCTGGTCACTCGGGGCCGCACCACCAATGAGCAG GTGACGGGGAAGTTCCGTGGGGGTGTGAACCCCTTCACCCGCGGCTGCTATGGGAACGTGGAGCACGTGCTGTGCAGCCCCCTGGCGCCCCG GTATGTGGTGGAGCCGCCCCAGCTGCCCCTCGCCGCTCGCCTGAAGCCACCCTTCCTTCGGCCGGAGCTCCTGGAGCGAGCGGCACCACTCAAGGTCAAGCTTAGTGACAACGGGCTGAAGGCTGGACTGGGCCACAGCAAG GTCACGGGCACTGACTCCCTGACGCTGGGGGAGGACAGCATCCACAGCCTGGACTTTGCATCCGAGCCCAGCCTGGACGTCCCTGACTACCCGCCCAGCAGCCTGCATGCAGCCTACCCGCCGTCCCCACCACTCAGTGCTGCTGACACCTTCTCAGGCGCCTTGCGCTCCCTGAGCCTCAAGGCTGCCAGCCGGCGGGGCGGGGACCACGTGGCCCTGCAGCCCCTGCGCTCTGAGGGTGGGCCCCCCACGCCCCACCGTGGCCTCTTTGCCCCCCACGCGCTGCCCAACCGCAACGGCAGCCTGTCCTACGACAGCCTGCTGAACCCTGGCTCTCCTGGGGGCCACACGTGCCCGGCCCACCCCTCAGCTGGCACAGCCAGCTACCGCTCGCCCTACCTGCACGCGGGGGCAGCGGGCGACCCACCACGGCCCCCGCCCCGCAGCTTCAGCCCCGTGCTGGGTCTGCGGCCTCGGGAGCCCTCGCCTGTGCGCTACGACAACCTGTCCAGGACCATCATGGCCTCCATCCAGGAGCGCAAGGACAGGGAGGAGCGTGAGCGGCTGCTGCGCTCTCAGGCTGACTCGCTCTTTGGCGACTCGGGTGTCTACGACGCACCCAGCTCCTATAGCCTGCAGCAGGCCAGCGTGCTGTCCGAGGGCCCCCGTGGCCCCGCACTGCGCTGTAGCTCCAGGGACGACCTGGTGGCCGGGCCCGGCTTCGGGGGCGCCCGCAACCCCGCGCTGCAGGCGTCGCTGTCCTCGCTGTCCAGCGCCGTGAGCCGGGCGCCGCggacctcctcttcctccctgcagGCAGACCTGGCCAACAGTGGCGCCCCGGGGGCCAGGCCCACCAGCGGCTCCCACAGGTCGCCCGTGCGCCAGGTCCCTCCGTCCCCACCTAGCACTCCCCGCTCGCCCTCCTACGTGGGCCCCAAAGCCGTCGCCTTCATCCAAGCGGAGCTCCCAGAACCGCCGCCCTCGCTGTCTGTGCAGAG GGACCACCCTCAGCTGAAGACCCCCCCAAGTAAGCTTAATGGGCAGTCCCCGGGCCTGGCCCGCTTGGGGCCTGCCACCGGCCCCCCAGGGCCCTCCGCCAGCCCCGCCCGGCACACGCTCGTTAAGAAGGTGTCCGGCGTGGGTGGGACCACATACGAGATCTCGGTGTGA
- the CCDC188 gene encoding coiled-coil domain-containing protein 188, whose translation MEGLKTLGPRGHSHPQCPQPPASSSHGGCLDPPCQWFVRWPCMVPLSSTHSVETARPFPAQGTGGGGPRVGDEVPGNFITGEEGEVQRQRPRDHPAGVRQGQVEMGLGWGWPLHSGREQGTPTQGAWPSSGPRPCPCPPLTPRAGTPASPRAAPSQLQSMLLGPAEQSFLQLEQGNQNLKRQNQDTREQLGALLGPGQQFLPLCPEHSSCTALTWPLEQASARPLKDRAPLQLLRQKPCRGKESFVQQSQNELQQIRLSFERKKMAITEVWDGVAEVHMALNNQATGLLNLKKDIRGVLNQMEDIQLEILGERAQCRTQVRKEQQMVCIGVTPLPRKARPQLGCSEGRKGQLWLLALRLLLGALLACTAAYVYMVDPVPFEGLVPPLLSRATIWKFRTLLGPFLRLEVDDFLPF comes from the exons ATGGAGGGGCTGAAAACCCTGGGACCCCGTggccactcccacccccagtgcccccaacccccagcttcGAGCAGCCATGGAGGATGCCTGGACCCACCCTGCCAGTGGTTTGTAAGGTGGCCCTGCATGGTGCCTCTCAGCTCCACCCACTCAGTGGAGACTGCCAGGCCTTTCCCAGCCCAggggacagggggtggggggccCAGGGTCGGTGACGAGGTACCTGGGAACTTTATCACAGGTGAAGAGGGAGAGGTGCAGCGACAGAGGCCGCGAGACCACCCGGCGGGGGTGAGACAAGGACAAGTAGagatggggctggggtggggctggccCCTGCACTCAGGCCGAGAGCAGGGGACACCCACGCAGGGGGCGTGGCCCAGCTCAGGGCCCAGACCCTGCCCTTGCCCGCCCCTGACCCCGAGGGCAGGGACCCCAGCCTCGCCCAGGGCAGCCCCCTCTCAGCTCCAGAGCATGCTCCTGGGGCCTGCAGAGCAGTCCTTTCTCCAGCTGGAGCAGGGGAACCAGAATCTG aaaagGCAGAACCAGGACACGCGGGAGCAGCTGGGGGCCCTCCTGGGGCCGGGGCAGCAGTTCCTGCCCTTGTGCCCAGAGCACTCGAGCTGCACAGCCCTGACCTGG CCCCTTGAGCAGGCCAGCGCCCGGCCCCTGAAGGACAGGGCCCCTCTGCAGCTGCTGCGGCAGAAGCCGTGTCGGGGGAAAGAGTCCTTCGTGCAACAGTCCCAG AACGAGCTGCAGCAGATCCGACTGTCCTTTGAGAGGAAGAAGATGGCCATCACCGAG GTGTGGGACGGCGTGGCCGAAGTACACATGGCCCTGAACAACCAGGCCACCGGGCTCCTG AACCTCAAGAAGGACATCCGGGGTGTGCTGAACCAGATGGAGGACATCCAGCTGGAGATTCTGGG ggAACGGGCCCAGTGCCGCACCCAGGTCAGGAAGGAGCAGCAGATGGTGTGCATAGGGGTaa CCCCTCTCCCGCGGAAGGCACGGCCGCAGCTGGGATGTTCCGAGGGCCGCAAAGGCCAGCTCTG GCTGCTGGCCCTGAGGTTGCTGCTGGGTGCCCTGCTAGCCTGCACCGCCGCCTACGTGTACATGGTGGACCCCGTGCCCTTCGAGGGGCTGGTGCCGCCCCTGCTGAGCCGCGCCACCATCTGGAAGTTCCGGACCCTGCTGGGCCCGTTCCTGCGCCTTGAGGTGGATGACTTCCTGCCCTTCTAG